Part of the Spea bombifrons isolate aSpeBom1 chromosome 3, aSpeBom1.2.pri, whole genome shotgun sequence genome, ttaactaaaactcctaaatccttttccatgtcagtcatccccagtgttttcccatttaatacatattcccagcctggatttttcttccccatgtgcataaccttacatttatctgtgttgaacctcatctgccacatcccagcccaagcctccaacctatgcagatccatttgtaaccgtgcactgtcctctattgtgttaaccacgttacagagtttagtatcgtctgcaaagattgatactttactactGTTGGCATCCTTTCTACTAGATGCCTGGTATTTACTCAGATGTTTCTGCTGAATATGTTCTTTTCCCAGCTGGATTTGGCCATCTGCCTGGAATCCAACAGAACCTCCACTGTTTTACCATCACAGAAAGCTTCAAAGCAGTTCTATTAAATAGCCGCAGATTGGCACATAAAGAGTTTAATTTATTACTATTCAGGAGCTGGAATGAAGGTTATAGACATTCTCGCTTTGAAATGTAACGTGTTTTTCTAAACATGTTGGCAACGTTAGCTTGCGTTTCAAAGGTCCTGGGCATGGTGTGCAATTTAGTTGAGGTCCTACTGGTTAGCACTTGCCATTAACTCTTGTTTGTGTGGTTTAAATGAAATCAGAGCAAGCCTATATGTATGATGACAATGTCACCCCCAAAATAATGGGCATTTGTCGAACTGTTTCTTTtgcatgcattaaaaggcaattttcTCAAAATTTTGgttccataatttaaaaaaaaaaacatctgtgttTTGGGCTTCCCTCAGTTTCCTGCCACCCATCAGTGATGATTGCACTGGGATACTTGCTGTCACCCAAAGTCTTGACCCGTACTCCTTACTCCATGACACTGCTAACACTTGAAGTAACAATAGACAATGTGAGAATTTTTTAAGACATTCAATGTTACTTTTTGCATTGGAGAATGCAACGATACAGCAAAAGGGTTGGGCTTCAAACAATAAACACAAGTTGGCTTTAGACCCAAAACCAAAACACAAACTACATTgttcaatgtaaaaaaattaataattgctGGTATTGCTAGATTCCCTACAGCAGTATTGTCCAACTTGGAGAGCTGGATTTTGTGGACCTAACAAACAGAGAGGTGGGCCCACagatactaacacaaacacacatacacactcacactagcacatatacacaatcacactaatgcctacacactgacactaatgCACTCTCATGcactaatacatacacattcacactagaACATCCTCACTCTATTACAACTCCACATCCTTACCTCCCTATAGCCGCTTGCTCACTATGCGAGCAGCCTCAGCCACTGGGCTCCCTCCTCCTTGAGTGGGCATTGAAGCCTATCCTGTGGCTTCGGGCTGCAAATGAGTACATGACAGGCCGATGGCTGGACAGCCCTGCTCTGAAGCATTTCCACAAGAGACATCATTACAGTACAGtacatttattacattgtttttatgttacagAAACCTGAACTATGGCTCAAAAACCCAAGCTTTACTACTTCAATGGAAGAGGTAAAATGGAATCCATACGCTGGCTCCTTGCTGCGGCTGGCGTTGAGGTTAGctctttattatttacttaaagATGTCAATTCATTGGATATCATTTTTGTAACAGATTTCCAAATATTCATGACAGCTGAGGCTCTAAATcaattctttaaccccttaaggacaatgggcggtccctaaacccattgaaaacaatgcattttgagcccgtacatgtacggcctttgtcattaaggggttaaaggacaactggcaaaaaaaagcacaattttttctttaaattcctTATTAATAACTAATTACACTAATAACaacataattgcagtaaaactttattttttaagctcCCACAGTCCCCAAAAAGGGGGACACATTCATATTGCATTAAATATTGGTCAGATCAGACTGAAGATGCGGATCATCTTCTGTATGAGATGTTTCGCACGTGCACAGCAGCCCTTTTTGTTACTGGTGTTGGCATTACAATGGCAGCCATTTTGCACATGACTGACAGTGTTTAGAAACACTGAGCCTAAGCCTAACCAACCTAGCTGTTcaaatgtaaatgttaattattacTTGGCTAAATGTTACAAAGATTTAAAAGCCACCATGCGCAAAATGGCCACCGTTATTCATTGTAATGCTCACGGATCGTCAGTAGGATCTGACCAATATTTTATGCAATATGGAATGCGTCCAGCATGCTATAAGGGGATCGGTGGGAGCTGTAAGCCCTTATCCTATCATTATGTTGCATTAGGGTTTTTCTCACTACAATTGTCTTTTAAATAGAACATCCTCATCTATCTGTAAATCCATGTAGAATATAAGTCTACAGTCACGATGTGTACGTTTTatgactgtttttttgtttttttcagtttgagGAAGTGTTTTTAGAAACAAGGGAACAGTATGAAGCATTACTTAAAGGTATCGTCCTTTTAAAATGTCATAACTGCCCCCATGTAAACTTCTTTGCAGAGACTTTATTCCTCAACCGGAGCTTAAAAATTGTTCAGTCGACACATCACGTCTATTCCCAGTTATATGTTCAGTAATACATGTCCTCATTTGGACATCATCCAACTTTTGTAGTGTCTGTAGGCCAGAAACATACGGTTGTAGGAAGCTCACACTCCCTGCTCGCACTCTAGAGAGGAAATACactgcaaaatattttggtgCAAAGCCACTCGAGGCAGGGAGAAGGTGGGATCTGTCTTCATCTTTAGCCAAGTTGGCCTGTAACTTTTTGGAAAGAGGCAGATGTTAATGGGTTCCTGTGCTTGTATGGCCCTAAGGAGCTGAGGCTTTTGCACCTATAGTGAGGAGGACTTTATGAAAAATGGCACCAGCAGTGGGTTCATTACTCAAACCAGATGTGGTAGGAAAAGAACATTAAAGGGGGCAAACTCAGTGTATGCGAACATATATGGTGTAGATACCAGGTGTTGAAACCACTAGGTAATTTACATTCAAAAAGGGCTCAGTTAAGCTCCGCTTCCtcttcattttaatgatctCATTACTTTTTGTATTGTCAGCGGAAGCTTTCCTCTTCCAGCAAGTTCCAATGGTTGAAATCGACGGCATGAAGTTGGTACAAACTAAAGCCATCCAACAGTATATCGCAGGAAAACACAATCTTTATGGCAAGGACCTCAGGGAGAGAGCAATGTATGTCCCATggttatgtatacatttaaatatgttgCTACATTTATTATTAGTTGGTCTGTGCCTTGTTTATTAAAGTCTACATAAACCACGGAATCAGTAGGTTGATAGGACCAGTTTCTTGTTAGATGTAGGAGGAGTTCAGTTTCTTTGCATTGATATCTAATGTGAATGCTAAGCATGCGAGGAGCATGTTTTGTGTCAAATGTTAACTAGTTTTCAAAGGGTTAAGAATAGGCATTAAAACAACAAATGTTTCTTGATTTTTCTTACCATGTGGTGGCAGTGCCAAACAATTGAGATGGAGGAACAGGGTTGTGTGTGCAAAGGTGTTTATTGAaagaactaaaatatttttagtttactATTCTTTGGCACATTGCAAGATTGTGCATCATGGCACAGAAATccgattttatttatttattgttatttgatTTTTCACAGAATTGATATGTATGTGGGGGGTACCACCGATCTTATGGACATCATTTTACTCCATCCATTCTTGCTGccggaagaaaaaaagaggcacATTGAGATAATTGGACAGAAGGCAAAGAATAGATACTTCCCGGTCTATGAAAAGGTAAGTAATGTCTATGTACTATAAGTGCAActgtattttacttaaaataagcatttttcctcttgcaaatgcatggagggattcatcAGAACCTCTCCACCACCCCATGAATTTGCCCTCTTTATCTTCCTGAAGCCTAAAATGAGCCACCTCCTCTGCGCCTCTCTCCTTACTTCTGTACGTCAGGGTATGAAGTCATATTCTGACTCCCCTATTTTAAAGAAAGCGTGGCACAGAAGGAAGCTATGGAGGACTCTCCAGCACAGCCCTCTATAGTGTTAATGGAACAGTTGAGGAGAGTTGAGCCAGTTGAGCCTGAGGCCACCGCACCCCAAGACCTGCTGCCGTAACCTCAGGCATTGTcgacctaggccagaatacaccacatGAGACCTTCTGTGTGGATAAATAGAAAGCATTCCAATTGATTTGGCTTCAAGCTGAAAAAATGGTGTTAAAATGACACAACAGATGGGGCAGTAAATTGTAGCCCTACAGCTGCCACatgttctaaatgtttttttttaagataaatatttttttacattcttcattggtgggaCTGAAGtgcctttttaaaaaactacAAAGCCATGGACAGTATTACATTATGCAGACAAAATAACTGTGCTCCACTTATCTTGTGTTGGTGAGAAAGCACATATACATGTCAATGAAATGTATTCAATGTATTGTTACCTCTATAAACAAGTTTTATAATCCTGTAGATAAGAAAACAAGGCACACATTATCATGTACAAAGCAACCACCTCAATGGTAATTCCAATTCTAAAAACCCTTATTAGAATTGAAGAAGAACTGATggctaaaataacaaatatccaTTTAAAGTCCATCCAGCATTGTCAGATAAAGCCTTTGAATCCTCATCTTCTAGGCTACCCATGGGTGGCGCTATCATATCAGCTTGTTTAGCAGCTGCTTAAGGTTCTTATTGGTCTAAGGCAGGGGTGCACCAGGCCGCTTCCCGGCGTccgcatacacacatatacattcgatacactatttatatttcattcttttaatCCTGCCAGCTCTGACTCAAagactttaatacattttgtacaatataGGCTAACGTGAAGTTCCAACTCTTTTAGTGGTATATTTTGTCAGTGGGGACCTAGCAATGTGTGCTTAGTGAGCAGATATTAGGAGAAAAAGGGGAAAACCTTCCTAAAGTATTACATGGGTATCATTAGGACCCGTTTTTTCTCCATGTGCACAGCCTACAGTATATCCTAGTATTTGCTAAACTGAACTGTAGCCTTTCTTAACCGGACCTCTACCTGTGCTGAAATTAGGCCCCCATTTGCGGCGGTAAGCGGCTTGCACATGGGGTATTGGATGGCAATTTCAGCAACCATACTTGCGTAATTGCATTGCACATTATGTTGTATGTGATGTAAGTGGTGCAGTGTTTCAAGCTCCAGGAGGCTTGAGAGCTTTAGACTCTGGTGCAATATGTGTTAAGAATACTCAAAAAAACGACAAAGAATTTGTAaggttttattaatatatgttcTGTAGTCTAAAGAAATGTTCATAAATTAACTAAATTTCACTTATATGTATTGTGAGATCAATCTTTTTTGACAGGTGCTACAAGATCATGGAGAGACGTTCTTAGTTGGGAATCAGTTTAGCTGGGCAGATATACAACTCCTGGAGGCCATCTTAATGGTGGAGGAAAAATGTCCTGACATTCTCTCCCATTTCCCTCTGCTGCAGGTGATTTTTATGCAAAAATTattccttcaagcctttagTATTGAAATACGCAAGTAGCTTTTACTAACAGGAAACTGTTAATTACccaaattattttgttaaagttacatatagtttgtgtttttttgtttgtcaaccTGTTTTGCGATACATTAAAATAGCTAGGTTTATGGTACAGACATACACAATGTAGGTTTCTGCTGACAGTGTCCAAATGACCTGTTGGATTCTCACTGTGAGGATCCAATACCCTTTATAATAGATCGGAAAATATAcatatcaatgtttttttcatgatttaGTATTTTTCCTCTAATATGCTTTCTTTAGAGCTTCAAAAAGAGAATAAGTGAAATCCCTACTATCAAGGCATTCCAGCAACCAGGAAGTCAGCGGAAACCCCTTCCTGGTGACAAATATGTGGCAACAGTGAGGACAGTACTCCAGATGTACAACAAGGTGACCTTAGGCTAGGGCGTCTAGTGCTGTAGCTACAAACACAGCACAATGTACCATCAGCACCCTGGTTTTATGATGCTTTACTACTTCTTGTTGATTTGAGTAGTTAGTAAGAGTTGCCTGGAAGTAACAATAAAAGTTGTGAACGACACATTTGTTGTAATGATTGCTTTTGTATTACAATTTCCTTGTGATATGTGGATACTTAGTGTGCACCGTGAAGAGTGGTGGTGCAGAAAGTTGTCTTTACCCTTTGAAGCAGAAAACCATACAGATTTATTCACCGTTATGAGGGGTCAAGCCTGGTAATTTGTCTCCTAGAAAGTACCACTCCAGAgtgtttctcctgcaagaaaaaCAGAGATGACTCTGGATGTTCCTGTTAATCAATATGATGTCTTAAATATACTTCAAGCAGTGAAGTACCTACCCCTGGTGCCATGGTGCATGCTGTCCTGGGGGGGTCATtatttaataacaaataaattaaaaaaaatatatagaaagctcagtgatgtcactgtgataTCACCATCAACCATAAGAGATCATCCTTGGTTATGTTAATGCTGGCTGGAGAATTTAATAAAGTTGTGGCCCACACATAATACCGTCTGTCTTTTGTTCAGATAAAAGGGTGGGTTGCCCTGAGGAGGTACATGGAAGGGCTCTAGACATAAGCAGTTCGGAACAATTGGCCAGTGTGATTACCATGTCATCTGTCTTATAACAACAAGCAACAACAAACACACGTCCGTGGCAATCACAAGCACATCAAAAAATTACCTCAATGGTAACCCATGTTATTTAAGCATGAAAATTTACTGGATGTCCGGTGGTAACCATCCCTGAGAACTttataaatgagctgaccctgagactctctgaaatattaaccctttaatagcccatagTAAAGAGTATATGGAGTGACTCACCAAACATGTTACCTAAATGGCTCTAATATTGGTCCTCatagaaaccttgacttgtccttatttaaaaatgtacttactcaagtcacctgcattcaagcagggatataaaTTATAACATACCAATTGGTAGCCTTATATATGGTCACAACAGTGTAATATAAGAAGGAGTCAGTTCAAAATTGTGTGACTTTGAGAAACTGCCTTATCCAACATGACATTGGGGCAAAACCCCTAAGACTCAGGGgccaaaccctgagagttcccaggtatggcggtAATGGGTGCAGTATAACCTGATTGATGCTGAAATAATGCTTAATTGTAGTTCACACTCTATTGGGTAGTACATATAAAGGGAGTCAGTTGAAAACACCTGATAAATTAGCACAACATAACCAACAAATCAATAGCCTAATAAACATATCATTAAAATCCATAAGCACCTGATAAACAAAATGtcataaagtatgaagaaagtGTTTTCTATGGTTTTCTCTACAACTATGGGGTCATTAAACAATATCACAATGGTTTGTGTGCTTTAAACACTGGAAGAAACTCGGGTCGCAAGAAAAAGCACGAAAAGTTTACACTGTAATTCAAAGTGGATTGTATTGCCCCCCAACGGTTGCTTGTTGCATTACATCACTGTCAATGCATTCTTTCTGATAAAGATTTTAATATTCCATGGAGTCTAACATTAATCAGCATCAGTGAAACATTGATGCACATAACGAAATAACGTTAcattctatagaaaaaaaaaacaaggtggTGAAATATAACATCAAATGTGCACATTTGATTTGTGCTACTCCGTTGCAAATACATGTAAACCCATGCAAGCTCACTTACATGGGGTATAATAACTGCCACCCTCGTATAATTCTTATGACACGCGAAATAAAAGGATTTGGGTATTGTCAATACACGCATCAGCTGTAAATGCTGTTCAGCTGTAAATGTACAccgaataaaaaatgtatgatatgCGTCAAATAAACCAGTGTAACATATGTATGATACACACCAAACAAAGCAGTAACGTGAATAATATACACCAAATAAGCAATgtcaaatatgtataatatacaaataAGCAGTGtaacattatcattatttattgctttatatagtgccatgaAATTCCGTAGCCCTAACATGATTAATATACACCAAATAAGCagtgtaaaatatgtataataaacacCAAATAAgcagtgtaactgtatataTAGCAAAAGAAAGGCATACTGCCACGTGCAGCGCCGCATTTGGATGTGTCTGAAGACTTGGAGCTTGACTACCCTACGTTTCTCTCCTACAAAGGGACCTTGAGCTTGTTTGGAGGTTCTGGCAGGGGAGCGCAGCTATTCGTATACCCTTGACCGATGATCGGTGCTTCTCTACCGGGGATGGCCATCCTCTTCGACCGAGCGCGCAGCTTCGGGAGGGACGCACATGGAGTGATGAGGGAGGAAGGGGACACCCGCCTAGCCAACCAGATCAGCCGAATCAACCCTAGCGATCAATGGGgtgacagatgtcgcagccagATCGCCCTCACATCCAGAGTATACTGTGAATCCACTCGATATATATGACTCGAGTAGAACTGTGCTCTTTAAGCTGTGGTGCGTTTTGGTGGTTTTTCATGATGTCAGATTTGATTTTAATTTCGTtacatattttacttttgtaaatAGTAATATccgattttttttctaagtcaagttatttatgttttatactgtCCAAAATTGTTTTCTGAGCAGTATGCAAAACACTTTCATCTTATTGGTCTTGCTCGACTTATTTAAGCCTGCCCCCCTGTGACACTGTGGAGCCTCCTTTCGATTAATTCAGTAAACGCCCCCACCCCGGCGCGCGCGCGGGTCTCTATCGCGTACACTGGAAGTGCGAGTTTGTGGTCGGGAGCGTGCAGATTCTGTATCATCAGGTTCCCGTAATGAAATCAAATCCTATCatgcaacatttttattccCCTATATGCTAATTAAATAACAGCAGtgcatataattaattaatcacAATGTATTACTTTCTGCATCGGGGCTGATTGATACCGATCACATACTTTGCTTGCCAGCTGAGAGCAGGACCTGCTGTGTAGCACTTTACACACACAAgagtttatgacatcacagatgCCACAACATGATATAATAATGACCTAGCTCCTGTACAAGAATCCATGCTAGCAACCTGGGATTATTGTCAGCCTGTTATAGTAGAGATAACTGGACATTTTTCCCCAGCCACAACTACAGTGATTGTAGGATCTACTCAAGGGATTAGATTTGGTGCAATGTTCACAGAATTGACTTCACTGGAGTAGATGGTTTATTTTAGGAAAGTCAACTAAGCTACATTTTGAGTCGCCTCAGCAGCTACCTCGGTGGATTTGCAGTAGAATGCAAGGCAACCCCAGGAGTTTGACACTTGATCAAGAAAAGGTCAAACTCTTCATaagtaaagagaaaataaaaaaatatttgttgttaACTAAACAATGACAATATCAGTGTCAATTATGTATACTATCTGTCAAGGTTATTGgtcattttctattgtattgttaaaatATTCTTTGAACATATTAAAAAGGAATGCATACTGCAATCTCGATGTGGAGCTTGACTACCACTATGGTTTTACCCCTACAACTCGATCTAGTTTGGAGGTACTGTGAAGGAATCGCAGCTACATTGAACCCCATGAATCCCTCTGCAACTGAGCGCAGAGCTTCAGGAGAAGGTAAGGGTGGATGAGGGACAAAAGGCACACCTGCCTGGCCAATcactatttaatgttttatataggaccatcatattccacagcactgtgcaATCAGATCATCCTAATGAACTAGCGATCAATGGTATGGTGGATGTAAATCTGCTATACATGTTTGTGAAGGGTCAATTATATAGTGTGTACATTATTTCGGGTTACCTTTAAGGTGagatacagaaagaaaatatatgcaTGGAATGAAATAATTGCAACATTTGGTCTTATACCATGTcattttttcattcattcatttcattgACACATCGAGTATTGAAAGATACGACAATGTACAATGCAATATGCaaatttatgtagcgccaacaattttcacagctcttcttacagtacatacattcaaagggtataaaTAGGTATTATAACTAGACCCTGATGAAGTCAATAtatgacgaaacgcgttggacttagtttcttaaaacattaagcatttttaatgggctattttaaataaagaacttttggaagataccctgcctgcctatcatccgtttgtatccagcagatgaccggtttttaaaactttgaggtggttttaaaaagttccagtaaatcttcaggattcctaagatacaggctatctttaaggcgcagttcctactacaatcttgtgagtgtggcacaactagtgggggctgttttaaaccttttaaacgttattgcaccatttgtggtttttattctttttacagagtatttttaaaagctgtatccccagaatttgttctgttttatccatatacccgttataaggggctttttgaaggaagagtccttggggaagctaccacatatgtgttccgaggaatgaatagagggttaaaaagctaagtaccctgtttttatattttttcattcttgtagaacacagttacaactGTATTGTACACTAATACATTATCTGATGCATTTTCTTCTCCTGGCTCAGAGGAGGATCTGCTGATGACACCTTGTCTGCCCActtgttaacctctaccatttctACTGGGAAgcggttccacttatctaccaccttctacCAACTTTCTTAGATTGCATCTAATATATGAAATGAtattaccaaataaaaaatgtactaaTAAAAGAACTGGCAAAAGAATGTTTATAGCCAACAAGATAAACTTTGATTAACTAACAATCAGTGAGGTGACAAACATTGCGCATAAACCACAATGACATTCACTATTACCATACATATTAGGTTTTTGAATATATCATACAATATTACAGATGGGTGGCTTTGAAACACATAGCAGTTTATGTATGGACCAATCATATACAGATATACTGGTCTGTGATTGGTGGAATGGAGCACACCCTCCTTCTTCTGCCAACCACTAGAGAGCACTTGTCTTCCTATCAAGAGACACTTACAATTTGCAGGTGATAAATAAGTCCCTGGCTGGCTAGTTAGATCTGTTTATATTCATCTTTCCAGTAAACTTGGCTTAGGGTAAGATTTCTAtgcatatttgtttaataactCTTAGCATTGCTCTGATTTCTTACAAAATATATCTTCCCCAAGTTTATTCCTCAATAATGGATTATATATGCATCATATGCTTTAGGGATAATTGTATAAGATGCGTGGTCTCAGGGCTCTTTAGTTaacactttaaagggacagatatGCAATTTTATCACATACACAGTGGATTCCCTGCAGTCTCTGTGTAGCATGTACATTGTCTGTGAGATAGGCATGTTAGGTTATCTAGTACACCAATGGCATGAATGGGTTACTGCTGGTTTCAATGCTGGAAATGTACTGGGACATGACACAATTCACTCCCATAAAGAACAGCCTTCTGTGGTAAACCATGTAATCTTAATGGACAATACAAACTAACATATAATATGCATGCTTAGTATAGAATTACATTAGTAAGAAAACTTTCTTTATTGGGCACAGTATTTTGTCTCTTTATATAATTAGCACCCGCTTTCcataaaacagagaaaatgtattatatgtgaGATTTCTGGCTACTTGTTTATTTGTTGTAaaaccatttttataatttgtttccAGTACTGTCCATGTTACGGTATCATTAAGAAATGCACATATAATCATTTTAAGCATATTATCGTTTTTGGACACTTTACGTAATCAAAGTTAGATATTTAAGTTGAGCTGACATTTGTTTAAATAGTATTGCCGCATATTTTGaatgtataagaaaaaaaaaaagttatgttatACTTTGATCGGCATCATCTGCAAACGTTTGAGCTGGGATTGGGACTCCCtgctgaataaaacaaaaaaacacggCTGTTAAACATACAAGCGACCCATTGTGGGCCTCCTTGTAGCAAATCAACCCAGAGCAGCTGTCCTGTTTGTCCCTCTTTAACCCTTAAAGTGCTAGCTACTTGACTTTAAATTTATAGggaaaattgtgtttttgtatttttgcacgTTACGTGACAATTTGTATTAAATTAGATATTTCTGGATTTAACTTGtctaggaaaaataaataaatattatatattatgggtTTCCCTAGTTGAAGTATAAGCTATTTCCTAATGATCTTGCTTTAATGTAACTATAGCAATAATCTGAAAATTGTCCAAGCCACCCACATGGAAAAAATGTGTTGTATGGAGATGTATTGTTTGAGTCGATTTTATGTTTAAAGGAGGGACACACAAGAAAATCATTATACTTTCAGCTGCCAACGTGTTAAGTTCCTTTTACGCCATCACAAAAATATGTAAGTTATTAACCTTGCTGGGTCACTTTTAAGGTAGAAACATTGCTTGTATGTCGGGTTCTTGTGTGCTCTTTGTTTTTGAAAGGGTGTCATTGACTCAGCATCTGTCGTCGACCACATC contains:
- the LOC128483362 gene encoding glutathione S-transferase 3-like, giving the protein MAQKPKLYYFNGRGKMESIRWLLAAAGVEFEEVFLETREQYEALLKAEAFLFQQVPMVEIDGMKLVQTKAIQQYIAGKHNLYGKDLRERAIIDMYVGGTTDLMDIILLHPFLLPEEKKRHIEIIGQKAKNRYFPVYEKVLQDHGETFLVGNQFSWADIQLLEAILMVEEKCPDILSHFPLLQSFKKRISEIPTIKAFQQPGSQRKPLPGDKYVATVRTVLQMYNKVTLG